One stretch of Micromonospora cremea DNA includes these proteins:
- a CDS encoding Acg family FMN-binding oxidoreductase, producing the protein MTQALVGAATVAGYAPSIHNTQPWRWRVGGTRLSLFADRARALAVTDPDARLATLSCGSALQHARIALAAQGWRAIVTRIPDPTEPDHLAQLRVVGRAPVELQAVRRTHTIRLRHTDRRPVTGPPVGSDDLRAIADAVKAEGAWLHVLRPDQVMDLAAAASHAQHTETADPAWQAELAYWTGGTRPAGTGVPDDTIPLRAPQTTVPGRDFGHRGDLPVSTGHDRNAVYAVLYGPNDQSVDWLRAGEALSSAWLTAVELGVSVLPLSAAVEVAGTRQSVRRLVADLGHPYLVLRLGMLDTDDVGPPHAPRLPAQPRIDRPPPKASRPGRAEDDRPSGPKGGGRHDPASPPTPR; encoded by the coding sequence GTGACCCAGGCGCTGGTCGGAGCAGCAACCGTGGCGGGCTACGCGCCGTCGATCCACAACACCCAGCCCTGGCGGTGGCGGGTGGGCGGGACCCGGTTGAGCCTCTTCGCCGACCGCGCCCGGGCGCTCGCCGTCACCGACCCCGACGCCCGGCTCGCGACGCTGAGCTGCGGGTCCGCCCTGCAGCACGCCCGGATCGCCCTGGCGGCCCAGGGCTGGCGCGCCATCGTGACCCGGATCCCCGACCCCACCGAACCCGACCATCTCGCGCAGCTACGCGTCGTCGGGCGGGCGCCGGTCGAACTGCAGGCCGTCCGCCGTACGCACACGATCCGGCTACGGCACACCGATCGCCGCCCGGTGACCGGACCGCCGGTCGGGTCCGACGACCTGCGCGCCATTGCCGACGCGGTAAAGGCCGAAGGCGCGTGGCTGCACGTTCTGCGACCAGACCAGGTGATGGACCTCGCCGCCGCGGCCAGTCACGCCCAACATACGGAGACCGCCGATCCGGCGTGGCAGGCGGAGCTGGCCTACTGGACCGGTGGCACCCGACCAGCGGGCACCGGTGTTCCCGACGACACGATTCCCCTCCGTGCTCCGCAGACCACCGTGCCCGGCCGCGACTTCGGCCACCGCGGCGACCTACCCGTGAGCACCGGGCACGATCGCAATGCCGTGTACGCGGTGCTCTACGGTCCCAATGACCAGTCAGTGGACTGGCTGCGCGCGGGCGAAGCCCTGTCGTCGGCCTGGCTCACCGCGGTCGAGCTCGGGGTGTCCGTCCTGCCGCTCAGCGCCGCCGTCGAGGTGGCCGGCACCCGCCAGTCGGTGCGCCGGCTGGTGGCCGACCTCGGTCATCCGTACCTGGTGCTGCGACTGGGAATGCTCGACACCGACGACGTCGGGCCGCCGCACGCGCCGCGACTGCCCGCCCAGCCGCGCATCGACCGGCCGCCGCCGAAGGCATCTCGTCCCGGCCGGGCTGAAGACGACAGGCCCTCCGGGCCGAAGGGTGGCGGCCGACATGACCCCGCATCACCACCGACACCCCGCTGA
- a CDS encoding universal stress protein, producing the protein MLLGSVSQHCVQHASCPVVVVPPAERTHEQAGRRS; encoded by the coding sequence ATGCTGCTCGGGTCGGTCAGCCAGCACTGCGTCCAGCACGCGTCGTGCCCGGTGGTGGTCGTGCCACCGGCGGAGCGGACACACGAGCAGGCCGGGAGGCGATCATGA
- a CDS encoding general stress protein → MTRLAGRGELPARPPVEQVPLGSYPTYAEAQQVVDCLAEHHLEVGTTQIIGSDLRLVEQITGRLTWPRALLSGAASGAWFGVFVGLLLGVLGTIGFVRAMTLGLAWGVLFGMAFAAAGYALTGGRRDFTSRSATVPSRFEVLVAVGYGERARTVLEGAAR, encoded by the coding sequence ATGACCAGATTGGCTGGTCGGGGCGAACTGCCTGCCCGGCCACCCGTTGAGCAGGTGCCCCTCGGCAGCTATCCCACCTACGCCGAGGCCCAGCAGGTGGTCGACTGTCTCGCCGAGCATCACCTCGAGGTGGGGACTACCCAGATCATCGGCAGTGACCTGCGGCTGGTGGAGCAGATCACCGGGCGGCTGACCTGGCCGCGGGCGCTGCTGTCCGGTGCCGCGAGCGGCGCCTGGTTCGGCGTCTTCGTCGGGCTGCTCCTCGGCGTCCTGGGCACCATCGGATTCGTCCGAGCCATGACCCTGGGTCTCGCCTGGGGTGTGCTGTTCGGGATGGCGTTCGCCGCGGCCGGCTATGCCCTGACCGGCGGGCGTCGCGACTTCACCTCCAGGAGCGCCACCGTACCCAGCCGCTTCGAGGTTCTCGTCGCCGTCGGGTACGGCGAACGGGCCCGCACCGTGCTGGAGGGTGCGGCGCGGTAG
- a CDS encoding universal stress protein, with translation MNQVAEHDRRIVVGVDGSPGSRAALRWAVTQAELTDARVEAVSAWQDPAVYGFASGWSPAVFEESASPRSPRRSSRSRSRTRPGMPHPSRS, from the coding sequence ATGAACCAGGTTGCGGAGCATGACCGACGCATCGTCGTCGGGGTCGACGGATCGCCGGGATCCAGGGCGGCGCTGCGGTGGGCGGTGACCCAGGCGGAGCTGACCGACGCGAGGGTCGAGGCCGTGAGCGCGTGGCAGGACCCGGCGGTGTACGGGTTCGCGTCCGGCTGGTCGCCGGCGGTGTTCGAGGAGTCAGCGTCGCCGCGGTCACCGAGAAGATCCTCGCGGAGTCGGTCGCGGACGAGGCCGGGGATGCCGCACCCGTCCCGGTCCTGA